Proteins encoded in a region of the Bacillus methanolicus genome:
- a CDS encoding PepSY domain-containing protein: MNWKTFLLGVSAGFIAGYAAKELLDQNNTVSPEKVLEHVKSEFKKQGPISGSWIQMKTEPYEKKMLRYNVYKGGIFRMANGKNEQIEFIADASTGTILDAYQTS; encoded by the coding sequence ATGAACTGGAAAACTTTCTTGTTGGGAGTTAGTGCAGGTTTTATTGCCGGTTACGCAGCAAAAGAACTTCTTGATCAAAACAATACAGTTTCCCCCGAAAAAGTTTTAGAACATGTAAAATCCGAGTTTAAGAAACAAGGCCCGATCAGCGGTTCCTGGATTCAGATGAAAACTGAACCTTACGAAAAGAAGATGCTGCGATATAACGTATATAAAGGTGGAATATTCAGAATGGCAAATGGAAAAAACGAGCAGATTGAATTCATCGCTGATGCATCCACCGGAACCATTCTCGACGCGTATCAGACATCATAA
- a CDS encoding M42 family metallopeptidase, with translation MNEHTLQLFKTLTELPGAPGNEHQVRKFMREQLSQYADEIVQDRLGSIFGVKRGDESGPVIMVAGHMDEVGFMVTSITDNGMIRFQPLGGWWSQVLLAQRVQIITENGPVIGVIGSIPPHLLDDAKRNKAMEIKNMFIDIGADDKEDAIKIGIKPGQQIVPICPFTPMVNNKKILAKAWDNRYGCGLAIELLQEVQNEKLPNILYSGATVQEEVGLRGAQTAANMIKPDLFFALDASPANDMTGDKREFGHIGKGVLLRILDRSMVTHRGMKEFVLDTAETHGIPYQYFVSQGGTDAGRVHLSNEGVPSAVIGICARYIHTHASIIHVDDYAAAKELLVKLVKACDRSTVETIKQNG, from the coding sequence ATGAATGAACACACATTACAGCTTTTTAAGACACTAACGGAACTTCCCGGTGCGCCGGGCAATGAACATCAAGTCCGTAAATTTATGAGAGAACAGCTTAGCCAATATGCAGATGAAATTGTCCAAGATAGACTTGGAAGCATCTTTGGAGTGAAACGGGGCGACGAGTCAGGCCCTGTAATAATGGTCGCCGGCCATATGGATGAAGTAGGTTTTATGGTTACCTCCATTACGGATAATGGAATGATCCGCTTCCAGCCTCTTGGAGGATGGTGGAGCCAAGTTTTACTGGCTCAACGGGTGCAGATTATTACGGAAAATGGTCCAGTTATCGGCGTAATTGGTTCAATTCCTCCGCATCTTTTAGATGATGCAAAACGCAATAAGGCAATGGAAATAAAAAATATGTTTATAGATATCGGGGCAGATGACAAGGAGGATGCGATAAAAATAGGGATTAAACCGGGGCAGCAAATCGTGCCGATCTGCCCGTTTACTCCGATGGTCAATAACAAAAAAATTTTGGCGAAAGCATGGGACAACAGGTACGGGTGCGGCCTTGCCATTGAGCTTCTTCAGGAAGTGCAAAACGAAAAACTGCCGAATATTTTATATTCCGGTGCGACAGTGCAGGAAGAAGTCGGGTTAAGAGGGGCGCAAACTGCTGCAAATATGATCAAGCCGGATCTCTTCTTTGCCCTTGATGCAAGCCCGGCTAATGATATGACAGGTGACAAAAGAGAATTTGGCCATATAGGAAAAGGAGTGTTGCTTCGCATTTTGGACCGTTCGATGGTAACGCATCGGGGAATGAAAGAATTTGTTCTTGATACGGCAGAAACACACGGAATTCCTTATCAATACTTTGTTTCTCAAGGCGGAACAGATGCCGGCCGCGTTCATCTTTCGAATGAAGGTGTTCCAAGCGCCGTAATTGGAATTTGTGCGAGGTATATTCATACTCATGCATCGATCATTCATGTCGATGATTACGCGGCCGCAAAAGAGCTGCTTGTAAAACTAGTAAAAGCATGTGACCGTTCTACCGTTGAGACGATTAAACAAAACGGTTGA
- a CDS encoding phosphotransferase family protein produces MEHLFGQDWEIVPAGGNTGEAFIAKHQEQKLFLKRNSSPFLAVLSAEGIVPKLVWTKRLENGDVITAQQWLYGRELKPPEMNDTRVAKLLRKIHQSKPLLGMLTRLGKSPLQPETLLHMIEKELDSNLLELPAVNNARDFLRKEVANIHCDEKVVCHCDVNHNNWLLSDDNQLYLIDWDSAMIADPAIDLGLLLYWYIPENEWESWLNRYGTELTEDLKLRMKWYVHAQTLTSIQWYKNKKRFDEMEKWIQYLDVIL; encoded by the coding sequence TTGGAACATTTATTTGGACAAGATTGGGAGATTGTTCCCGCTGGGGGGAACACAGGGGAAGCATTTATTGCCAAGCATCAAGAACAAAAGTTGTTTTTAAAGCGCAATTCTTCTCCATTCCTGGCTGTTTTATCTGCGGAGGGAATTGTCCCAAAACTTGTTTGGACGAAGAGATTGGAAAACGGAGATGTGATCACTGCCCAGCAATGGTTATACGGGCGAGAATTAAAGCCTCCGGAGATGAACGATACCAGGGTAGCAAAGCTTCTTAGGAAAATTCATCAATCTAAGCCTTTGCTCGGTATGTTAACGAGGCTCGGAAAATCACCGCTTCAACCGGAAACCCTTCTTCATATGATTGAGAAAGAATTGGATTCTAATCTGCTTGAACTTCCGGCGGTTAACAATGCGAGAGATTTTTTAAGAAAAGAAGTTGCCAACATTCATTGCGATGAAAAAGTGGTTTGCCACTGCGATGTAAACCATAACAACTGGCTGCTCTCTGACGACAACCAGTTGTATTTAATCGATTGGGATAGTGCGATGATTGCTGATCCGGCGATAGATCTGGGCCTTCTTTTGTACTGGTATATCCCTGAGAATGAATGGGAAAGCTGGTTAAATCGGTACGGAACGGAACTGACAGAAGATTTAAAACTGAGAATGAAGTGGTATGTTCATGCTCAAACATTAACTTCGATCCAATGGTATAAAAATAAAAAACGCTTTGACGAAATGGAAAAATGGATTCAGTATTTGGATGTTATTTTATAA
- the trmB gene encoding tRNA (guanosine(46)-N7)-methyltransferase TrmB → MRLRNKPWAKDKLKQYPQYVILSPEDYKGKWTEAFEKDQPLHIEIGTGKGRFITEMARKNPNINYLGIELQESVLVSALDRLIEAELPNVKLLNVNAANLKEYFAKGDVERIYLNFSDPWPKKRHEKRRLTYKSFLDLYKDILVDEGEIHFKTDNQGLFEYSLVSFSEYGLLLKDVSLDLHKSNFEGNVMTEYEQKFSEKGNRIYRCEVKFR, encoded by the coding sequence ATGCGATTACGAAATAAGCCTTGGGCAAAGGATAAACTAAAGCAATATCCTCAATACGTGATCTTATCTCCGGAGGATTATAAAGGAAAATGGACAGAAGCATTTGAAAAGGACCAGCCGCTTCATATCGAAATCGGCACAGGAAAAGGCCGGTTTATTACTGAAATGGCAAGAAAGAATCCAAATATTAATTACCTTGGTATTGAATTGCAGGAAAGTGTTCTTGTATCCGCATTGGACAGGCTGATTGAAGCAGAGCTGCCAAATGTTAAGCTTTTAAACGTAAATGCGGCAAATTTAAAGGAATACTTTGCAAAAGGGGATGTAGAGAGGATTTATCTTAATTTTTCCGACCCATGGCCAAAAAAGCGCCACGAAAAGCGGAGACTAACATATAAATCCTTCCTTGATTTATATAAAGATATTCTTGTAGATGAAGGGGAAATACATTTTAAAACAGATAACCAAGGTTTGTTTGAATACTCATTGGTCAGTTTTTCCGAATATGGGTTATTGCTGAAGGATGTCAGCTTGGATTTGCATAAAAGCAACTTTGAAGGCAATGTAATGACAGAGTATGAACAAAAATTTTCTGAAAAAGGAAACCGTATTTACCGCTGTGAAGTAAAATTCCGATAA
- a CDS encoding YtzH-like family protein has translation MPLNHQDQVNLLTDILSNHQLDCCGSVSECEQLERLVKSLMVNNNVNENIKTVLQEIYEYSRHGIQSSDLDRYIESNQERLAQWVNNMNQLF, from the coding sequence ATGCCGTTAAACCACCAAGATCAAGTAAATTTATTAACAGATATATTAAGCAATCACCAGTTGGATTGCTGCGGGTCTGTTTCCGAATGTGAACAATTGGAACGATTGGTAAAATCATTAATGGTTAATAATAACGTAAATGAAAATATAAAAACGGTTTTACAAGAAATCTATGAATACAGCCGGCATGGAATTCAATCATCTGATTTAGACCGGTACATTGAATCAAACCAAGAGCGGTTAGCCCAATGGGTAAACAATATGAATCAATTATTTTAA